A region of the Gemmatimonas sp. UBA7669 genome:
GCCATACGCATGCGCAAATCGCACTTCGTCGCTGAGCGAGTGCCAGGGGTCGCCCACATCCTTGCCGAAGCCGCCGGGCATGCGCACCACGATGGGCGCCGCAAAACGATTGGCCGTACGCCAGCGCATCGTGCCACAGTTGTTGAGCTGCTCCGTCGCCGGGTCGGCGTACTTGCGGAACTGGATCTCGGCCACGGGCACGAGTCCGCTGATGGCCATGGACACCGCGCGTCCAATGATGCCCTCTTCGCTGAGACTGGTGTCGAACACCCGCTCGGCGCCGAACTGCTTCTGCAGGCCTTCGGTGACGAGATGCACACCGCCCTTTCGGCCCACGTCTTCACCGAACACCACCACCTTGGGGTTCACGCTGAGTTCATGACGCAGCGTGCGACGCACGGCCTCGGCAAAACGCAGCAGGTCGCCGCCGTCCTGCGGCACATCGCTGCCACCCAGGGCCTCGCGCTCGGCGCGCGACAAACCACCCATGGCATCGGGCGCGTCGGCTTCACAGTACACATGACGCGCGACGGTGCTGGCGTCGGGCATGGCGCGTGCGCGCGCGGCCGTGAGCGCAATCTCGACATCGCGCGCCACTTCGGCTTCGAGTTCCTGCCACGCGCTTTCGCTCAGCAGCGAGGGCACGAGGTAGTTGCGCAGCGCCGGAAGCGGGTCACGCGCCAGGTCGGCCGCAATCTCCTCGTCGCTGCGATAGCCCTTCTGATTGTCCGGCCCCGAATGACTGGAGAGACGCGGCACCGTGAGACGCACCAGCGCCGGCCCGTTGCCCGCACGCACATGCGCCACCGCCTCGGCCAGCTTGCCTGAGGCATCGTGCGGATCACTGCCGTTGCCGTTGCGAATGAACAGGTTGGTGAACGACGCGAGATTCTTGGCAATGTCGCCACCAGGCGTTTGCATGTCGCCACGCACACTGATGCCGAGGTCGTTGTCCTCGATGTAAAACAGCAGGGGCAGTTTGAGCGTGGTGGCCATGGTGAGTGCGGCCCAGAAGCCGTTGGTGGCCACGGAGGCGTCGCCGCCCAGTGCCACGGCCATGCTGTTGGCGTAGCTCGCGTCCTTCAGCACGTCGCGGTGGTACACAATGCTCTGCGCCCACCCCGCCGCTGGCGTGTACTGTCCACCCACGTCACCGGCCATGGGCAACACCGTGCAGCCTTCACGGTTGGGCAGGTTGCACACCACGCCAATGTCACGGCCATCGCTGAAT
Encoded here:
- a CDS encoding transketolase C-terminal domain-containing protein; amino-acid sequence: MPSKTAVRPAKTDVASSRSASADRAPRAGFDWRRIAYHTLVSRALDDVEESTNRNRATTPREHQVLYQFSARGHDMAQTILGSLLNGTHDGAGAYYRSRPMLLSVGLSIEDALGSPLGRAGGFSDGRDIGVVCNLPNREGCTVLPMAGDVGGQYTPAAGWAQSIVYHRDVLKDASYANSMAVALGGDASVATNGFWAALTMATTLKLPLLFYIEDNDLGISVRGDMQTPGGDIAKNLASFTNLFIRNGNGSDPHDASGKLAEAVAHVRAGNGPALVRLTVPRLSSHSGPDNQKGYRSDEEIAADLARDPLPALRNYLVPSLLSESAWQELEAEVARDVEIALTAARARAMPDASTVARHVYCEADAPDAMGGLSRAEREALGGSDVPQDGGDLLRFAEAVRRTLRHELSVNPKVVVFGEDVGRKGGVHLVTEGLQKQFGAERVFDTSLSEEGIIGRAVSMAISGLVPVAEIQFRKYADPATEQLNNCGTMRWRTANRFAAPIVVRMPGGFGKDVGDPWHSLSDEVRFAHAYGWQVAMPSNAADAVGLLRAAMRSPNPTIFFEHRSLLMTGDGSARYPGDDYVLPFGRAAVRREGTDVTLVSWGAMVHRCTEAAEAFGDAVEVLDLRTIAPWDREAVLASVRKTGRCLIVHEDNWTAGFGAEIAGTLAQEAFWHLDAPVARLAPRDIPVPYHPVLLDAVVPTVDAIQAELTRLLAV